One genomic segment of Manis pentadactyla isolate mManPen7 chromosome 1, mManPen7.hap1, whole genome shotgun sequence includes these proteins:
- the LOC130683332 gene encoding igE-binding protein-like, translating to MEEEQSPLVEEALVQLCDKEIQTIEIASIGSSKKVYPSLLTATQRVATDPSGIPFKEWCNEIQGTLKWLTLALGAQQEMGQPHSERRDSPVSKAETAPLERAGFDPVQPISSEHTKEKRVERKTEKGLEQKEKQPVESKEEKPHVLPVNMQKRQRKVTPLEAVLQQAQDQGEDTQEFFAYPVLERPGDNGEVFRQHVPFPFKQLKELKEACNKYGPTAPFTLTILEAMTTEALPAGDWKSLAHACLTGRDYLLWKLADAATCCIGLTQIEKATHSHSLHHQNSHSLHRYFHITREAARQIVKQCSTCPEHFNLPQLGVNPRGLLPNHLWQMDVMHIPEFGKLKYVHVTIDTYSGFLHATALSGESTSQVIRHCLSCFAVMGIPKLIKTDNGSGYTSSRFRTFCAQWGIAHKTGIPYNPQGQALLKEPMAL from the coding sequence atggaggaggaacagagccctctagtggaggaagcTTTAGTTCAACTTTGTGATAAGGAAATACAAACAATAGAGATAGCCTCCATAGGCTCTAGCAAGAAAGTTTATCCATCCCTGCTCACAGCAACGCAGAGAGTCGCCACAGACCCATCCGGAATACCTTTCAAAGAGTGGTGCAATGAAATTCAGGGCACTCTGAAGTGGCTtactttagccttaggagcacagCAAGAGATGGGACAGCCGCACTCCGAGAGAAGAGACTCCCCTGTAAGTAAGGCTGAAACAGCTCCCCTTGAAAGGGCAGGTTTTGATCCTGTTCAGCCTATATCCTCAGAACACACTAAAGAGAAAAGAGTGGAGCGAAAGACAGAGAAGggtttagaacagaaagaaaaacagcccgTAGAGTCTAAGGAAGAAAAGCCTCATGTGCTCCCAGTTAATatgcagaagagacagagaaaggttaCTCCTCTTGAGGCAGTACTACAACAAGCTCAAGATCAGGGAGAGGACACACAAGAATTTTTTGCCTATCCAGTGTTAGAACGGCCAGGTGACAACGGAGAGGTATTCAGACAACATGTGCCATTTCCTTTCAAACAGTTGAAAGAGCTGAAAGAGGCCTGCAATAAATATGGCCCCACTGCTCCGTTTACATTAACCATCTTAGAAGCTATGACTACAGAGGCTTTGCCCGCGGGAGACTGGAAGTCCTTAGCACATGCATGTCTTACAGGGAGAGATTATCTGTTATGGAAATTAGCTGATGCAGCCACGTGCTGCATAGGCCTTACACAAATAGAAAAGGCTACGCACTCTCACTCATTACATCATCAAAACAGTCATAGTCTTCACAGATATTTTCACATCACTAGAGAAGCTGCGAGACAAATTGTTAAACAATGCTCAACCTGTCCTGAGCATTTCAACCTTCCACAACTTGGTGTCAACCCTCGTGGCCTCCTGCCAAATCACCTGTGGCAGATGGATGTCATGCACATCCctgaatttggaaaattaaaatatgtccaTGTTACCATTGACACCTATTCAGGTTTCTTGCATGCTACCGCTCTCTCTGGAGAATCCACTTCACAAGTTATTCGCCATTGCCTCTCTTGCTTTGCTGTTATGGGCATTCCAAAGCTGATTAAAACGGACAATGGATCTGGCTATACTAGTAGCCGCTTTCGCACATTTTGTGCGCAATGGGGTATTGCCCACAAGACAGGcatcccctataatccccaggGCCAAGCACTGTTGAAAGAGCCCATGGCACTTTGA
- the TNFSF10 gene encoding tumor necrosis factor ligand superfamily member 10 isoform X2, producing MQDKYTKSGIACFLKEDDISWDPTDEESMNSPCWQIKWQVHQFVRKMVLRTYEETIPTIPGKQQHIPYPLGERGVQRAAAHVTGTRQRRNTFPASNSKNEKVLGQKINSWESSRRGHSFLNNLHLRNGELIIHQTGFYYIYSQTYFRFLEPEGTLGAISSKENRKKNKQMVQYIYKTTSYPDPILLMKSARNSCWSKDSEYGLYSIYQGGIFELKENDRIFVSVTNEQLIDMDHEASFFGAFLIG from the exons ATGCAGGACAAGTACACCAAAAGTGGCATTGCTTGTTTCTTAAAGGAAGATGACATCTCTTGGGACCCCACCGATGAAGAGAGTATGAACAGCCCCTGCTGGCAAATCAAGTGGCAAGTACATCAGTTTGTCAGAAAG ATGGTTTTGAGAACCTATGAGGAAACCATTCCTACAATTCCAG GAAAACAGCAACATATTCCTTACCCACTAGGAGAAAGAGGTGTTCAGAGAGCGGCAGCTCATGTAACTGGGACAAGACAGAGAAGAAACACATTCCCAGCTTCAA actccaagaatgaaaagGTTTTGGGCCAGAAAATAAACTCCTGGGAGTCATCAAGAAGAGGACATTCATTTTTGAATAATTTGCACTTGCGGAATGGAGAGCTGATTATCCATCAAACGggattttattacatttattctcAAACGTATTTTCGATTTCTGGAACCTGAGGGAACGTTGGGAGCAATTTcatcaaaagaaaacaggaagaaaaacaaacaaatggtacAATATATTTACAAAACCACAAGCTATCCTGACCCTATACTGCTGATGAAAAGTGCTAGAAATAGTTGTTGGTCTAAAGATTCAGAATATGGACTCTATTCCATCTATCAAGGTGGAATATTTGAacttaaagaaaatgacagaatttTCGTCTCTGTAACTAATGAGCAATTGATTGACATGGACCATGAAGCCAGTTTTTTTGGGGCCTTTTTAATTGGCTAA